The genome window CGCGGTCAGTACCAGCACGACGACGGCGGCGGCCCCCGCAGCGGCCAGCGCTACCGCGCGCCGTCGTTCCTTCAATGCAAAGGCCGCGGCTCCGCCGACGGCGAGCGCCGGCAGCAGGAACACCGCGTTCAGGGCCCAGTACGTCATGACCGCCCCTCCAGGTTGTTTTCCGTCGCGTCGGAGTGGTGCTGGTTGTGTTCCGTCGCGGAGCGCCGCCGCTGTACGTCCTCAACAACCCGCCGGGCCATCAGGAACAGGTTCATCACGAGGTAGCAAAGGAAGGTCAGGAACACCACTTCCTCGAGCGGGAGTTCCGGCGCGAGCGTAATTCCAAGCATCAGGTCCGTCTGGCCGCGGTAAAAGACGCCGAGCCCAATGCCCGCCAGGTCCCAGGCAAGGAAGAACAGCACACCGGTGACCAGCACGGCAGCCGCCCGGCCGGCGTCGTGCCAGAAAAACAGCCGCAGCCGCGCATCCAGCAGCACCATGCAGCCAAGGGAAGCCAGCAGGAAGATCAGGTAGGCCGCACCCATCAGGATTCAAGGCTCTCGGAGATCCTGCCGGGGTGCAGCGGCACCGGCAGGGGGCCCGTGCTGACGTCGCGTCGCAGCCGCTTAACGATCAGTTCGGCGCTGATCAGGCACATCGGGATCCCGATTCCAGGGATGGTGGAACCGCCCGCGTAGTAGAGGCCCTGCACCTTGCGGCTGGCATTGCCGGCGCGGAAGAATGCGCTCTGGCGCAGCGTATGTGCCGGGCCCAGCGAGGTGCCGTTCCAGGAGTGGTAGTCGCGCTCGAAGTCGGCCGGGCCGTAGCTGCGGCGGAAGACGATGCGGTCGGCCAGGTCATCAACGCCCGTCCACTCGCTGATCTGGCGTACGACGGCGTCGGCCAGCTGCTCCAGCCGCTCACCTCCGCTGCCGCCCAGGCCGGGGTCTGCAGGGATGGGGACCAGGACGAACACGTTCTCGTGGCCGGCCGGCGCCACGGAGGGGTCGGTGGCGCTCGGCTTGCAGATGTACAGCGACGCGGGATCGGGGACGGAAGTGCTCGGCCCGAAGATCGCCTTGAAGTTCTCCTCCCACTCCCGAGTGAAAAGGAGCGTGTGGTGCCTCAGCTCCGGCAGGGAGCCGCGGACGCCCAAATAGAGCAGCAGCGCGCTGGGTCCGGCAGTAC of Arthrobacter sp. JZ12 contains these proteins:
- a CDS encoding lycopene cyclase domain-containing protein, whose product is MGAAYLIFLLASLGCMVLLDARLRLFFWHDAGRAAAVLVTGVLFFLAWDLAGIGLGVFYRGQTDLMLGITLAPELPLEEVVFLTFLCYLVMNLFLMARRVVEDVQRRRSATEHNQHHSDATENNLEGRS